A DNA window from Desertibacillus haloalkaliphilus contains the following coding sequences:
- the dapA gene encoding 4-hydroxy-tetrahydrodipicolinate synthase, which produces MNFGHVLTAMVTPFDQKGNIDFGKAEKLIEHLLVNGTEGFVVAGTTGESPTLSTEEKLSLFRYVVKTVNGRAPVIGGVGSNDTQASVEFTKLATETGIDGVMAVSPYYNKPSQAGLFAHFSAIANATPLPVMIYNIPGRCNVNVSAETMIELAKAENIVSVKEASGDLEQMAAIIENTDDSFTLYSGDDQLTLPALAIGADGIVSVSAHVIGSEMKQMIESFKAGSVAEAAQLHRKLLPIMKSLFVAPNPSPVKAALKQKGVDAGGVRLPMVPLSEAERKVVIDALKATK; this is translated from the coding sequence TTGAACTTTGGTCATGTGTTAACTGCAATGGTTACTCCCTTTGACCAAAAGGGCAATATCGATTTTGGTAAGGCAGAAAAATTAATAGAACATTTACTGGTTAATGGTACAGAAGGATTCGTCGTTGCCGGTACGACGGGTGAATCTCCAACGTTGTCGACAGAGGAGAAGCTTTCCCTATTCCGTTATGTCGTTAAAACAGTTAACGGTCGTGCGCCTGTAATTGGGGGTGTAGGAAGCAATGACACTCAAGCTTCTGTTGAATTTACCAAATTAGCGACAGAAACAGGTATTGATGGTGTAATGGCCGTCAGTCCGTATTACAATAAACCTTCACAAGCAGGGTTATTCGCTCATTTCTCAGCCATTGCAAATGCAACCCCGCTACCGGTGATGATTTACAATATTCCTGGGCGTTGTAACGTCAATGTCTCTGCGGAGACGATGATTGAGCTTGCAAAGGCCGAAAATATTGTTTCTGTAAAAGAGGCGAGTGGCGATCTTGAACAAATGGCAGCGATCATTGAAAATACCGATGATTCGTTTACGTTATATAGTGGAGATGATCAACTGACGCTACCGGCTTTAGCAATTGGGGCAGATGGAATTGTTTCTGTGTCAGCACATGTGATTGGCAGTGAGATGAAACAAATGATCGAGTCCTTTAAAGCTGGATCTGTGGCTGAAGCTGCTCAGTTGCATCGGAAACTTTTGCCGATTATGAAGAGCTTATTTGTCGCACCAAACCCCTCACCTGTTAAAGCAGCTTTAAAACAAAAAGGTGTTGATGCTGGTGGAGTGCGACTACCTATGGTCCCATTATCAGAAGCAGAACGGAAAGTAGTTATAGATGCACTGAAAGCAACCAAATGA
- the dapG gene encoding aspartate kinase, which translates to MDIIVQKFGGTSVKNEEVRKKAAAHVKAAVHDGYKVVVVVSAIGRKGDPYATDTLLSLLNEFAQVNKREQDLLVSCGEVISAVVFSGLLRQMGLMSMAMTGPQAGFRTNDDFTNAKIVEMNCDHLKQTLKQHDVVVVSGFQGQSPVGDVTTLGRGGSDTSATALAAAISAKWVDIFTDVEGVMTADPRIVAEARPLTSVTYDEISNMAHQGAKVIHPRAVEIAMQANIPIHIRSTYADAIGTVVTDRQSLPTYEHVQERLITGIANISNITQIKVLDKEGQFNLQEKVFKAMANAKISVDFININPLGVVYTVSDEDTTEAINILTEMGYEPTVTKNCAKVSAIGAGMTGVPGVTAKIVAALSKENIEILQSADSHTTIWVLVKEQDMEKAVNALHRMFHLQKDGTVAESIDD; encoded by the coding sequence ATGGATATTATTGTTCAGAAATTCGGCGGAACATCAGTAAAAAATGAAGAGGTTCGTAAAAAAGCTGCTGCACATGTCAAAGCAGCCGTGCATGACGGATATAAAGTGGTTGTTGTTGTCTCAGCCATTGGCCGAAAAGGAGATCCGTATGCTACCGATACTCTTTTGTCTCTATTAAATGAATTCGCACAAGTGAACAAACGGGAGCAAGACCTTCTTGTGTCCTGTGGAGAGGTTATCTCAGCTGTTGTTTTTTCGGGCTTGTTACGTCAAATGGGTTTAATGTCGATGGCGATGACTGGTCCACAAGCTGGATTTAGAACAAACGATGACTTTACAAATGCAAAAATTGTAGAGATGAACTGTGATCACCTAAAGCAAACGCTTAAGCAACACGATGTCGTTGTCGTATCTGGATTCCAAGGACAATCGCCAGTTGGTGATGTAACAACACTTGGCAGAGGCGGAAGTGATACGAGTGCTACAGCGCTTGCTGCTGCCATCTCTGCAAAATGGGTAGATATCTTTACTGATGTTGAGGGAGTCATGACAGCAGATCCACGAATTGTTGCTGAAGCTAGACCACTAACATCGGTAACGTATGATGAAATAAGTAATATGGCACATCAAGGCGCAAAAGTGATTCATCCACGTGCCGTCGAAATTGCGATGCAAGCAAACATTCCAATTCACATTCGTTCGACGTATGCGGATGCAATTGGTACGGTTGTAACGGATCGCCAATCACTACCCACGTATGAACATGTTCAAGAGCGTCTGATCACTGGAATTGCAAATATTTCAAATATTACCCAGATCAAGGTTCTTGATAAGGAAGGACAATTTAACCTTCAAGAAAAAGTGTTCAAGGCGATGGCAAATGCAAAGATCAGTGTTGATTTCATCAATATCAATCCATTAGGTGTTGTGTATACGGTCTCCGATGAGGATACAACAGAAGCGATCAACATCTTAACGGAGATGGGTTATGAACCAACCGTAACAAAGAACTGTGCCAAAGTTTCTGCAATTGGTGCAGGAATGACAGGTGTTCCAGGTGTAACTGCTAAAATCGTTGCTGCTCTATCAAAGGAAAATATTGAAATTCTTCAATCGGCAGATTCCCATACAACCATCTGGGTATTGGTCAAAGAACAGGATATGGAAAAAGCAGTTAATGCCCTTCACCGAATGTTCCATCTTCAAAAGGATGGCACTGTAGCTGAGAGTATCGATGATTAA
- the asd gene encoding aspartate-semialdehyde dehydrogenase: MVAQTGFHVALVGATGAVGQQMLKTLEERDFPISKLSLLSSKRSAGKKIQFKGQELTVEEATPEAFEGVQLALFSAGGSVSKALAPEAVKRGAIVVDNTSAYRMDPEVPLVVPEVNEEDVRNHKGIIANPNCSTIQMVVALEPLRQKYGMKKVVVSTYQAVSGAGLEAIEEMKDQSKAILEGKEFTPEVLPVSGDKKHYQIAFNAVPQIDLFQDNGYTFEEMKMINETKKIMHQDDLEVAATCVRLPVETGHSESVYVEVEKGGADVAEIKDLLATAPGVTLEDDPSNQVYPLASNCVGKNDVFIGRIRKDLDRDNGYHMWVVSDNLLKGAAWNSVQIAESLVKLELLK; encoded by the coding sequence ATGGTAGCTCAAACAGGATTTCATGTAGCATTAGTAGGAGCAACAGGGGCAGTAGGACAGCAAATGTTAAAAACATTAGAGGAAAGAGATTTCCCAATTTCAAAATTATCTTTATTATCTTCAAAGCGTTCAGCTGGGAAGAAAATTCAATTTAAGGGGCAAGAACTAACTGTTGAAGAAGCAACTCCAGAGGCATTTGAAGGTGTTCAACTCGCACTATTTAGTGCAGGAGGATCAGTGTCAAAAGCATTAGCACCAGAAGCGGTAAAAAGAGGCGCGATTGTCGTTGATAACACGAGTGCCTACCGTATGGACCCGGAAGTACCGTTAGTCGTTCCAGAAGTAAATGAAGAAGATGTTCGTAATCACAAAGGGATTATTGCAAACCCTAACTGTTCAACGATCCAAATGGTTGTGGCACTCGAGCCACTTCGTCAAAAATATGGAATGAAAAAAGTTGTTGTTTCAACTTATCAAGCCGTTTCAGGGGCTGGATTAGAAGCGATTGAAGAAATGAAAGATCAATCAAAAGCGATCTTAGAAGGAAAAGAATTTACGCCAGAAGTGTTACCAGTAAGTGGTGACAAAAAGCATTATCAAATTGCATTTAATGCGGTTCCGCAAATTGATTTATTCCAAGATAATGGATATACATTTGAAGAAATGAAAATGATTAATGAAACGAAAAAAATTATGCACCAAGATGATTTAGAAGTTGCAGCGACTTGTGTGCGCTTACCAGTAGAAACTGGCCACTCTGAATCTGTTTATGTTGAAGTAGAAAAGGGTGGTGCAGACGTCGCGGAAATTAAAGATTTATTAGCAACGGCACCTGGTGTGACGTTAGAAGATGACCCTAGTAATCAAGTATATCCACTAGCTTCAAATTGTGTTGGAAAAAATGATGTATTTATTGGTCGAATTCGTAAAGACTTAGACAGAGATAACGGCTACCATATGTGGGTTGTTTCCGATAACCTACTAAAAGGGGCAGCTTGGAACTCTGTACAAATTGCAGAAAGCCTAGTTAAGTTGGAACTTTTGAAATAA
- a CDS encoding dipicolinate synthase subunit B — protein sequence MSLEGKHIGFGLTGSHCTYDAVLPEMKKLVDAGAKVTPFVSYTVQSTDTKFGKSEDWLERIKEITDEEIVDTIVKAEPFGPQKPLDCMVIAPMTGNSTSKFANAMTDSPVLMGAKATLRTGKPVVLGISTNDALGLNGGNVMKLMATKNIYFIPFGQDNPHGKPNSLVARMEALKETVESALRGQQYQPVLIEKFRD from the coding sequence ATGTCATTAGAAGGGAAGCATATCGGGTTTGGCTTAACAGGATCTCATTGTACGTATGATGCAGTTCTTCCAGAAATGAAAAAGCTGGTAGATGCAGGAGCAAAAGTGACACCTTTTGTGAGCTATACGGTGCAATCAACAGATACGAAGTTTGGTAAAAGTGAAGATTGGCTGGAGCGAATTAAAGAAATTACCGACGAGGAGATCGTTGATACGATTGTAAAGGCGGAACCATTTGGACCACAGAAACCACTTGACTGCATGGTTATTGCTCCAATGACCGGAAACTCGACGAGTAAATTTGCCAATGCGATGACAGATTCTCCAGTATTGATGGGGGCAAAAGCGACATTACGAACGGGGAAACCTGTCGTACTCGGTATATCTACCAATGATGCTCTTGGGTTGAATGGTGGAAATGTTATGAAGCTAATGGCAACAAAAAATATTTATTTTATTCCATTTGGTCAAGACAATCCGCACGGAAAACCAAACTCGTTAGTAGCGCGAATGGAAGCATTAAAGGAAACAGTAGAGTCTGCACTACGTGGTCAGCAATATCAGCCTGTTTTAATTGAAAAATTCAGAGATTAA
- the dpaA gene encoding dipicolinic acid synthetase subunit A, which translates to MLTGMHIAIIGGDARQLEIIRKLTELDAKLSLIGFDQLSDGFIGAKKQTFEDVEFQTVDAIILPSSGANQTGEVETIFSNETIHLKPDIVKETPEHCIIYTGISTDYLTQCAKDANRKLVKLFERDDVAIYNSIPTVEGTIMMAIQHTDITIHKANVMVLGLGRVGMSAARTFSALGARVKVGANQSDQLARITEMGLEPFHTKNLEEAVGDVDICINTVPELILTAKVIAKMPTNALILDLASKPGGTDFRYAEKRGVKALLAPGLPGIVAPKTAGKILANVLSQLLSEEYEKREEDS; encoded by the coding sequence ATGCTTACTGGGATGCATATCGCCATCATCGGTGGGGATGCAAGGCAATTAGAAATCATACGTAAGCTAACAGAGCTCGATGCGAAGCTTTCTCTTATCGGCTTTGACCAGCTTAGTGATGGATTTATAGGAGCAAAAAAACAAACATTTGAGGATGTTGAATTTCAAACGGTTGACGCGATTATTCTACCTTCGAGTGGAGCGAACCAAACAGGCGAAGTGGAAACCATCTTTTCCAATGAAACCATTCATTTGAAACCAGATATTGTAAAGGAAACCCCTGAGCATTGTATCATTTATACGGGAATTAGCACAGATTATTTAACACAATGTGCAAAAGATGCCAATCGCAAACTAGTAAAGCTTTTTGAACGTGACGATGTCGCAATTTATAACTCGATTCCAACCGTTGAAGGAACGATCATGATGGCGATCCAGCACACCGATATTACGATTCATAAGGCTAATGTGATGGTTCTTGGTTTAGGAAGAGTAGGGATGTCGGCGGCGAGAACATTTTCAGCCTTAGGTGCTCGTGTGAAGGTCGGAGCTAATCAGTCCGATCAATTGGCCCGTATCACAGAGATGGGTCTTGAACCATTTCATACGAAAAACCTTGAAGAAGCAGTCGGTGATGTTGATATTTGCATCAACACTGTTCCAGAATTAATTCTAACGGCAAAGGTGATTGCGAAAATGCCGACCAATGCACTTATTCTAGATTTAGCTTCAAAACCCGGCGGTACTGATTTCCGTTATGCAGAAAAAAGAGGAGTCAAAGCGTTGCTAGCCCCAGGCTTACCTGGCATTGTAGCTCCAAAAACAGCTGGAAAAATTTTAGCGAATGTGTTGTCACAATTGCTAAGTGAAGAGTATGAAAAACGAGAGGAGGACTCGTAA
- a CDS encoding YlmC/YmxH family sporulation protein, which translates to MRLSEISGKEIIDYEKGERLGILGQTDLIIDEHTGRINAFVIPTMKWFGFGKKEKEVTVYWDQIKKIGSDMIIIDVPAE; encoded by the coding sequence TTGAGACTTAGTGAAATTAGTGGTAAAGAGATTATTGATTACGAAAAAGGAGAACGCCTAGGGATCCTTGGACAGACCGATTTAATCATTGATGAACATACCGGAAGAATTAATGCATTTGTCATACCGACAATGAAATGGTTTGGTTTTGGTAAGAAAGAGAAAGAAGTTACTGTTTACTGGGATCAAATAAAAAAGATAGGATCTGACATGATTATTATCGATGTTCCAGCTGAATAA
- a CDS encoding M16 family metallopeptidase: MVQKIELANGLRLVCEQIPHVRSVSIGIWVHTGSRFETESENGISHFLEHMFFKGTKNRSASEIAEAFDRIGGHVNAFTSKEYTCFYAKVLDEHASYAIDILSDMFFNSIFAEEEVKKEKNVVFEEIKMVDDTPDDIVHDYLSEASYGVHSLGYPILGTVDTLKTFDGDFLRDYMKRHYTAEHVVVSMAGNIDDQLIDTVKSTFSAVKPGKQGPKVEAPTFLAKRITKQKDTEQAHLCLGFNGLQIGHEDIYPLVVLNNLLGGSMSSRLFQEIREKRGLAYSVFSFHSSYQDSGLLTIYGGTAPNQLNDLYDGIKQTLDSLVAGNVSEKEIENGKEQLKGNLMLSLESTNSRMSRNGKNELLLKRHRSLDEMVEEINEVTHKDVNRLAEQLFNRDFSLSLISPTGELPDSLMK, encoded by the coding sequence TTGGTACAAAAAATAGAACTGGCAAATGGTTTACGTTTAGTTTGTGAGCAAATTCCACATGTACGCTCTGTGTCCATTGGTATTTGGGTTCATACGGGCTCACGTTTTGAAACAGAGAGTGAAAATGGCATTTCCCATTTTTTAGAACACATGTTTTTTAAAGGAACGAAAAACCGTTCCGCAAGTGAAATTGCTGAGGCCTTTGATCGGATCGGCGGACATGTCAATGCGTTTACCTCAAAGGAGTATACTTGTTTTTATGCAAAGGTATTAGATGAGCACGCTAGTTATGCGATAGATATTTTATCTGATATGTTTTTTAATTCTATCTTTGCGGAAGAAGAAGTTAAAAAAGAAAAGAATGTTGTTTTTGAGGAAATAAAAATGGTTGATGATACCCCTGATGATATTGTTCATGATTATTTAAGTGAAGCAAGTTATGGAGTGCATTCGTTGGGTTACCCGATTTTAGGGACCGTTGATACATTAAAAACTTTTGATGGTGATTTTTTAAGAGATTATATGAAACGCCATTATACAGCTGAGCATGTCGTTGTATCCATGGCAGGAAATATTGATGACCAACTCATTGATACTGTAAAATCAACGTTTTCAGCTGTGAAGCCAGGGAAGCAAGGCCCGAAAGTTGAAGCACCGACTTTTTTAGCGAAACGCATAACTAAACAAAAGGATACAGAACAAGCGCACCTTTGCCTTGGTTTTAATGGCTTGCAAATCGGGCACGAGGATATTTATCCTTTAGTAGTCTTAAATAATTTATTAGGTGGCAGTATGAGCAGCCGATTGTTCCAAGAAATACGTGAAAAACGAGGATTAGCATACTCTGTCTTCTCCTTTCATTCATCGTACCAAGATAGCGGTCTTCTCACCATTTATGGAGGGACGGCACCGAATCAATTGAATGATTTATATGATGGCATTAAACAAACGCTTGACTCATTAGTGGCAGGTAACGTTTCAGAAAAAGAAATTGAAAATGGCAAGGAACAGTTAAAAGGTAACCTAATGCTTAGTTTAGAGAGTACAAACAGCCGTATGAGCAGAAATGGTAAAAATGAATTGCTACTTAAACGTCACCGTTCGTTAGATGAAATGGTCGAGGAGATTAATGAAGTCACGCATAAGGATGTTAATCGTTTAGCAGAGCAGCTCTTTAACCGTGATTTTTCACTGTCACTTATTAGTCCAACAGGCGAGCTACCTGATTCGCTAATGAAGTAA
- a CDS encoding polysaccharide deacetylase family protein encodes MKRMYLQWFAFLFIFIISIGSIQNPFATEYIDGVKEESISVAKMADPLYEKIQSQAKKYEKPAIDAIVDKVWKAIPGYNGVKVDIEASYEKMKDDGQFNPHKLVFKETKPSVHLEDLPPAPIYKGNPEKSMVTLLVNVAWGNEYLPSMLKVMKKHEVKSTFFLDGSWVKDNPKLAKMILEEGHEIGNHAYSHPDMKSLTAARITEELQKTNEVIEATLDVTPKWFAPPSGSFRQEVVDIASTMDMGTIMWSVDTVDWRKPEPHTMVQNVLNKVHPGAMILMHPTSSTAAGLDQLIIGLKSKGYQIGTVTQLMDESRLSFGINED; translated from the coding sequence ATGAAGAGGATGTACTTGCAGTGGTTTGCGTTTTTATTTATTTTTATCATTTCAATCGGATCAATCCAAAATCCGTTTGCGACTGAATACATAGATGGAGTGAAAGAAGAAAGCATTAGTGTAGCGAAGATGGCTGATCCGCTTTATGAAAAAATTCAATCCCAAGCAAAGAAATATGAAAAGCCAGCCATTGATGCCATAGTTGATAAAGTATGGAAGGCGATCCCAGGCTATAATGGAGTCAAGGTGGATATTGAAGCTTCATATGAGAAAATGAAGGACGATGGTCAGTTTAATCCACACAAGCTCGTGTTTAAGGAGACAAAGCCAAGTGTACATCTCGAAGATTTGCCACCTGCACCGATTTATAAAGGGAACCCTGAAAAGTCAATGGTTACGTTGTTAGTTAATGTCGCATGGGGAAATGAATACTTGCCTTCGATGTTAAAAGTGATGAAAAAGCATGAAGTTAAATCAACGTTCTTTCTAGATGGATCATGGGTGAAAGATAACCCTAAATTAGCGAAAATGATTCTTGAAGAAGGGCATGAAATTGGAAATCATGCATATTCTCATCCTGATATGAAAAGTTTAACGGCTGCAAGAATTACAGAAGAATTACAGAAAACGAATGAGGTCATCGAAGCGACATTAGATGTAACACCGAAGTGGTTTGCGCCACCAAGCGGGAGCTTTCGACAAGAAGTGGTTGACATCGCCTCCACGATGGATATGGGAACGATTATGTGGTCGGTCGATACGGTTGATTGGCGAAAGCCAGAACCACATACAATGGTTCAAAATGTCTTAAATAAAGTTCATCCAGGAGCAATGATTCTTATGCACCCGACGTCTTCGACTGCAGCAGGACTGGATCAATTAATCATTGGTTTAAAATCAAAAGGCTATCAAATCGGTACCGTGACCCAACTTATGGATGAATCTCGTTTAAGCTTTGGGATAAACGAAGACTGA
- the pnp gene encoding polyribonucleotide nucleotidyltransferase yields the protein MEQEKQTFSIDWAGRTLTIETGQLAKQANGAVMVRYGDTAVLSTVTASKEPKDLPFFPLTVNYEERLYAAGKIPGGFIKREGRPSEKAILASRLIDRPIRPLFADGFRNEVQVVSIVMSVDPNCSSEMAAMFGSSLALCVSDIPFDGPIAGVTVGRIGDEFVINPTTEQLEQSDINLVVAGTKDAINMVEAGADEVPEEVMLEAIMYGHEEIKRLIAFQEEIVAQIGKEKTEVVLQQIDPELEQKVRDIAEAEIKEAVRVVEKHARQEAIDAVIERTVAQFEEDETIEISEVQETLQKLVKQEVRRLITKEKLRPDGRGVDEIRALNSQVDMLPRTHGSGLFTRGQTQALSICTLGALGDVQILDGLGIEESKRFMHHYNFPSFSVGETGPMRGPGRREIGHGALGERALEKVIPSEDEFPYTIRLVSEVLESNGSTSQASICASTLAMMDAGVPIKAPVAGIAMGLVKEEEYVTVLTDIQGMEDALGDMDFKVAGTKEGITALQMDIKISGINREILVEALDQAKRGRMVILENMLSAIGESRAELSTYAPKIKTMKINPDKIRDVIGPSGKMINKIIEDTGVKIDIEQDGTVYISSVDQEMNNKAQQIIEDIVREVEVGQTYLGKVKRIEKFGAFVEIFKGKDGLVHISQLAEERVNKVEDIVSIGDEIEVKVTEIDNQGRVNLSRKAILKEQKEQEES from the coding sequence ATGGAACAAGAAAAACAAACGTTTTCTATTGATTGGGCCGGTCGAACGTTAACGATTGAGACAGGCCAATTGGCTAAGCAAGCAAATGGAGCCGTGATGGTTCGCTATGGAGATACAGCTGTTTTATCAACAGTGACAGCTTCTAAGGAACCAAAAGACTTGCCATTCTTTCCGCTTACAGTGAATTATGAAGAGCGCTTATATGCAGCCGGGAAAATCCCAGGTGGATTTATTAAACGTGAAGGGCGCCCAAGTGAAAAAGCAATTTTAGCAAGTCGATTAATCGATCGTCCTATTCGCCCATTGTTTGCGGATGGATTTCGAAACGAAGTCCAAGTGGTTAGTATCGTGATGAGTGTTGACCCAAATTGTTCATCTGAGATGGCAGCGATGTTTGGTTCTTCACTTGCATTATGTGTTTCAGATATTCCGTTCGATGGACCAATTGCGGGTGTAACTGTCGGTCGAATTGGCGATGAATTTGTGATTAACCCGACTACGGAACAACTTGAACAAAGTGACATCAATCTAGTGGTCGCAGGGACAAAAGACGCTATTAATATGGTTGAAGCAGGTGCAGATGAGGTACCTGAAGAGGTTATGCTTGAAGCGATTATGTATGGCCATGAGGAAATTAAACGTCTAATTGCGTTTCAAGAAGAAATTGTCGCTCAGATCGGGAAAGAGAAAACAGAAGTTGTTCTTCAACAAATTGATCCTGAACTAGAGCAAAAAGTTCGTGATATCGCTGAGGCTGAGATTAAAGAGGCTGTTCGCGTCGTTGAAAAGCATGCTCGTCAAGAAGCGATTGATGCGGTGATTGAACGAACAGTTGCCCAATTTGAAGAAGATGAAACAATAGAGATTAGTGAAGTTCAAGAAACGTTACAAAAATTAGTGAAGCAAGAAGTACGACGATTAATTACGAAGGAGAAATTACGTCCAGATGGCCGTGGTGTTGATGAAATCCGTGCATTGAACTCTCAAGTGGATATGTTGCCGCGAACGCATGGTTCAGGGTTATTTACACGTGGACAAACCCAAGCGCTTAGCATTTGTACATTAGGTGCATTAGGTGATGTACAAATCTTAGATGGATTAGGTATTGAAGAATCAAAGCGCTTTATGCATCACTATAATTTCCCATCGTTTAGTGTTGGCGAAACAGGACCTATGCGTGGACCAGGCCGACGTGAAATTGGTCATGGTGCACTAGGGGAGCGTGCACTCGAAAAGGTCATCCCTAGTGAAGATGAGTTCCCGTACACGATCCGTCTCGTTTCAGAGGTGCTTGAATCGAATGGTTCAACCTCACAAGCGAGTATTTGTGCAAGTACGTTAGCGATGATGGATGCTGGTGTTCCGATTAAGGCACCTGTAGCAGGAATTGCGATGGGTCTTGTCAAGGAAGAAGAGTATGTGACTGTTTTAACCGATATTCAAGGCATGGAAGACGCGCTTGGAGACATGGACTTTAAAGTAGCAGGAACAAAAGAAGGGATTACAGCCTTACAAATGGATATTAAGATTTCAGGTATTAATCGTGAAATTTTAGTTGAAGCCTTGGATCAAGCGAAACGTGGACGAATGGTGATTTTAGAAAACATGCTTTCTGCCATCGGTGAGTCACGTGCTGAATTGTCAACGTATGCACCAAAAATTAAAACGATGAAAATCAACCCAGATAAAATCCGTGATGTCATTGGACCTAGTGGAAAGATGATTAACAAGATTATCGAAGACACTGGTGTGAAAATTGATATCGAACAAGACGGAACGGTCTATATTTCTTCTGTAGATCAAGAGATGAATAACAAAGCCCAACAAATCATCGAGGATATTGTCAGAGAAGTTGAGGTTGGACAGACATATCTTGGTAAAGTGAAGCGAATTGAGAAGTTCGGTGCCTTTGTTGAGATCTTTAAAGGAAAAGATGGTCTTGTTCATATTTCGCAACTTGCCGAAGAGCGAGTAAATAAGGTAGAGGATATCGTTAGTATCGGTGATGAGATTGAAGTAAAAGTGACTGAGATCGACAATCAAGGCCGTGTAAACTTATCACGTAAAGCGATCCTTAAAGAACAGAAAGAGCAAGAAGAAAGTTAA
- the rpsO gene encoding 30S ribosomal protein S15, whose amino-acid sequence MALTQERKNELIEQYKTHENDTGSPEVQVAILTEQINSLNDHLRTHKKDHHSRRGLLKMVGQRRNLLTYLRKKDVTRYRNLVDSLGLRR is encoded by the coding sequence ATGGCATTAACACAAGAACGTAAAAATGAACTTATTGAGCAGTATAAAACACATGAGAACGATACAGGTTCTCCTGAGGTTCAGGTAGCTATCCTAACTGAGCAAATCAATAGTTTAAATGATCATTTACGTACACACAAAAAAGATCATCATTCACGTCGTGGTCTTTTAAAGATGGTTGGTCAACGTCGTAACTTATTAACATACTTACGTAAAAAAGATGTTACTCGTTACCGTAACTTAGTTGATAGCCTTGGTTTACGCCGATAA
- the ribF gene encoding bifunctional riboflavin kinase/FAD synthetase, which produces METVYISHPHQIKKDDLKPTVMALGFFDGVHLGHQQVITTAKTIAKNKGYNCSVMTFNPHPKEVLRAKRGSEQMPYLTPIKDKARQIEQLDVDRLYIVQFSKEFASLTPQQFVDEYLIRLHVKHVVAGFDYTYGNLGKGTMETLPFHSRNEFEQTTVHKVEESERKISSTLIRELIKNGEVADVPAYLGRYYQISGTVIHGDKRGRTIGFPTANIEFTDRYLSPSTGVYAVSMQVDGKSYEGVCNVGYKPTFYEDSQQATIEVHLFDFERSIYGAEVTLQWLTYIRGERKFNSVDELTKQISKDKEEAIAFFHQQKVKE; this is translated from the coding sequence GTGGAAACAGTGTATATATCACATCCTCATCAAATAAAAAAGGATGATCTTAAACCAACAGTAATGGCTCTGGGTTTTTTTGATGGTGTTCACCTTGGACACCAACAAGTGATCACGACAGCTAAAACGATCGCTAAAAACAAGGGCTATAACTGTTCAGTGATGACATTTAACCCACACCCAAAAGAGGTGTTAAGAGCAAAACGAGGCAGTGAGCAAATGCCATACTTAACCCCAATCAAAGATAAAGCTCGTCAAATTGAGCAGTTGGACGTTGACCGGTTATATATCGTTCAATTTTCCAAAGAGTTTGCAAGCCTTACTCCACAGCAATTTGTAGATGAATATTTGATTCGTCTTCATGTAAAACATGTTGTCGCTGGATTTGACTATACGTATGGGAATCTAGGAAAAGGAACGATGGAGACATTACCTTTTCACTCTCGGAATGAATTTGAACAAACAACAGTCCATAAAGTCGAAGAAAGTGAGAGAAAGATTAGTTCTACTTTAATTAGAGAGCTCATAAAAAATGGGGAAGTAGCAGATGTTCCTGCTTATTTAGGACGTTACTATCAAATAAGTGGTACAGTGATTCACGGTGATAAACGAGGTCGAACGATCGGCTTTCCAACTGCAAATATTGAATTCACTGACCGTTATTTATCTCCGTCTACCGGTGTTTATGCAGTCTCAATGCAGGTCGATGGCAAGTCGTATGAAGGGGTTTGTAATGTTGGTTATAAACCAACCTTTTACGAAGACAGTCAGCAAGCCACGATTGAGGTGCATTTGTTTGATTTTGAGCGGTCGATTTATGGTGCTGAGGTTACACTGCAATGGTTGACCTATATTCGTGGAGAGAGGAAATTTAACTCAGTTGATGAATTAACCAAACAAATTAGTAAGGATAAAGAAGAGGCTATTGCCTTTTTTCATCAACAAAAAGTAAAAGAATAA